A stretch of Leisingera sp. S132 DNA encodes these proteins:
- a CDS encoding diguanylate cyclase has protein sequence MTYRPDRRIYSKLKTLIALPLLLAAAVLSAWAVYAVPPPVVDRMLEADLRKQADTWRRAVLLHLTSSEDAFVLGDLDLHDEEYLRLVPETSDVYRLKLFQADGTIFWSTRLENIGERNTKPYFQAVVAQGLTYYKHEGKPATEVDGLRVLVNADGSIPLREVAEVYTPVIHDGYFIGAIEFYSDITDVRNTFITRVRISLALISVVVVAAMTIVMVVIMRTNRRSLRQIERRSAKDQEIMANQLQLSREVKLLGELNEWLQSCRSLEELFHMVSEFMSHLLPDSEGSIYVFSNSRDVLVGCSSWNGGSHKDQIQPGECWGLRRGRTYEFGASEVEFTCEHAEPHDGRPYFCFPILAHGETVGLMHLRARPSRAADFSNCKKLAQMCAEQISMAIANVRMRDQLHDQSVRDPLTGLFNRRHMTESLRKFVGGSQISGTPLSVVSIDVDHFKKFNDNHGHDAGDMVLRAVGTALEQACDGDEVACRPGGEEFALLLPRVAPHDAVTKAELLRQAVEDIVVRYGEKALPRVTISLGIAHYPVHGTLPQELLRASDEALYEAKAKGRNQLCIATGNSALPRDPAAQPEPAGPEEKKAIAQDEKSRAPETGKKGAA, from the coding sequence ATGACATACCGGCCGGACCGGAGAATATATTCCAAGCTCAAGACCCTTATTGCCCTGCCGCTGCTGCTGGCGGCGGCTGTCCTGTCTGCCTGGGCGGTCTATGCCGTGCCGCCGCCCGTGGTGGACCGGATGCTGGAGGCGGACCTGCGCAAACAGGCCGACACCTGGCGGCGTGCCGTGCTGCTGCATCTGACCAGCAGCGAAGATGCCTTTGTGCTGGGCGACCTGGACCTGCATGATGAAGAGTATCTGCGGCTGGTGCCGGAGACCTCTGACGTCTACCGGCTGAAGCTGTTCCAGGCGGATGGCACCATCTTCTGGTCGACCCGGCTCGAAAACATTGGCGAGCGCAACACCAAGCCGTATTTCCAGGCGGTTGTCGCCCAGGGCCTGACCTACTACAAGCACGAAGGAAAGCCCGCAACAGAGGTGGACGGGCTGAGGGTGCTGGTCAATGCCGACGGCTCCATCCCGCTGCGCGAAGTGGCCGAAGTTTACACCCCCGTCATCCATGACGGATACTTCATCGGCGCGATTGAGTTTTATTCCGACATCACCGATGTGCGGAACACCTTCATAACCCGGGTCCGCATCTCGCTGGCGCTGATTTCTGTGGTGGTGGTGGCGGCCATGACCATTGTCATGGTGGTTATCATGCGCACCAACCGCCGCAGCCTGCGCCAGATCGAGCGCCGCTCGGCCAAGGACCAGGAGATCATGGCGAACCAGCTGCAGCTGTCCCGCGAAGTGAAGCTGCTGGGGGAGCTGAACGAATGGCTGCAGTCCTGCCGGTCGCTGGAAGAGCTGTTTCACATGGTGTCGGAATTCATGAGCCATCTGCTGCCCGATTCGGAGGGCAGCATCTATGTGTTCTCCAATTCGCGCGATGTGCTGGTCGGCTGTTCCAGCTGGAACGGCGGCAGCCACAAGGACCAGATCCAGCCGGGCGAATGCTGGGGGCTGCGCCGCGGCCGCACCTATGAGTTCGGCGCCTCCGAAGTGGAGTTCACCTGCGAGCATGCGGAACCGCATGACGGGCGCCCCTATTTCTGCTTTCCGATTCTGGCGCATGGCGAGACGGTCGGCCTGATGCATCTGCGGGCACGGCCCAGCCGGGCTGCGGATTTCTCCAACTGCAAGAAGCTGGCGCAGATGTGCGCCGAACAGATCAGCATGGCGATTGCCAATGTGCGGATGCGCGATCAGCTGCACGACCAGTCGGTGCGCGATCCGCTGACCGGGCTGTTCAACCGCCGCCACATGACCGAGTCCCTGCGCAAGTTCGTCGGAGGCAGCCAAATCAGCGGAACCCCGCTGAGCGTGGTGTCGATCGACGTCGATCATTTCAAGAAATTCAACGACAACCACGGCCATGATGCCGGTGACATGGTGCTGCGTGCGGTTGGCACCGCGCTGGAACAGGCCTGTGACGGCGACGAGGTGGCCTGCCGGCCCGGCGGCGAAGAGTTCGCGCTGCTGCTGCCAAGGGTTGCCCCCCATGATGCGGTCACAAAGGCGGAATTGCTGCGCCAGGCGGTCGAAGACATCGTCGTGCGCTACGGCGAAAAGGCGCTGCCGCGGGTCACCATCTCGCTGGGGATTGCCCATTACCCGGTGCATGGCACCCTGCCGCAGGAGCTGCTGCGGGCCTCGGACGAGGCCCTGTATGAGGCAAAGGCGAAGGGCCGCAATCAGCTGTGCATTGCAACAGGCAACAGCGCCCTGCCGCGCGATCCCGCTGCCCAGCCGGAGCCAGCCGGCCCGGAAGAAAAGAAAGCCATCGCTCAAGACGAAAAAAGCAGAGCTCCGGAGACCGGGAAGAAAGGCGCCGCATAA
- a CDS encoding alpha-hydroxy acid oxidase, whose product MDLHQTYPGLDDLKRRARQRLPEFVWEYLVSGTGAEAAKAQNRAGLDRIGMLPSVLHGPLETDLSVDLLGTRHAFPFGIAPVGMSGLIWPDAEGILARSARTAGIPYCLSTVASQSPEDLAPHLGAHAWFQLYPPKDEGIRADLLARARDAGFRTLVLTVDVPVASRRERQTRSGLTQPPRLTPRLLAQIAMRPAWALGMAQQGMPHMRTLDKYISGEQANLPPTAHIGYLLRTSPDWEYVHWLRRNWDGPLIIKGVQRAADAQRLQEAGADAIWLSNHGGRQFDGCPPAISLLPEVRDAVSVPVIFDSGIEGGLDVLRALALGADFIMLGRAFHYALAALGEAGPAHLISILARDLEANMGQLGLPGLAEARGLQIRHLG is encoded by the coding sequence ATGGATCTGCATCAGACATATCCGGGCCTGGATGACCTGAAGCGCCGCGCCCGGCAGCGGCTGCCGGAATTTGTCTGGGAGTATCTGGTCAGCGGCACCGGTGCCGAGGCCGCCAAGGCGCAGAACCGGGCCGGGCTGGACCGGATCGGCATGCTGCCCTCGGTGCTGCACGGGCCGCTGGAGACGGACCTGTCCGTTGACCTGCTGGGCACACGGCACGCCTTCCCGTTCGGGATCGCTCCTGTCGGCATGTCGGGGCTGATCTGGCCGGATGCAGAGGGCATCCTGGCCCGCAGCGCCAGAACGGCGGGCATTCCCTATTGCCTGTCGACCGTGGCCAGCCAATCGCCTGAGGATCTGGCGCCGCATCTTGGGGCACATGCCTGGTTCCAGCTGTACCCGCCCAAGGATGAGGGCATCCGTGCCGACCTGCTGGCACGGGCACGGGATGCCGGGTTCCGCACCCTGGTGCTGACAGTGGATGTGCCGGTTGCCTCCCGCCGGGAACGGCAGACGCGCTCTGGCCTGACACAGCCGCCCCGGCTGACCCCGCGGCTTTTGGCGCAGATTGCAATGCGGCCTGCCTGGGCGCTGGGAATGGCGCAGCAGGGAATGCCGCACATGCGGACGCTGGACAAATACATCAGCGGCGAACAGGCCAACCTGCCGCCGACCGCGCATATCGGTTACCTGCTGCGGACCTCGCCGGACTGGGAATATGTGCACTGGCTGCGGCGCAACTGGGACGGGCCCTTGATCATCAAGGGGGTGCAGCGGGCCGCGGATGCGCAGCGGCTGCAGGAGGCAGGCGCCGATGCGATCTGGCTGTCGAACCACGGCGGCCGCCAATTCGACGGCTGCCCGCCCGCCATCAGCCTGCTGCCTGAGGTGCGGGATGCCGTGAGCGTGCCGGTGATTTTTGACAGCGGTATCGAGGGCGGGCTGGACGTTCTGCGGGCGCTGGCGCTGGGGGCGGACTTCATCATGCTGGGGCGCGCTTTCCATTATGCGCTGGCTGCCTTGGGAGAGGCCGGACCGGCGCATCTGATCAGCATCCTCGCCAGGGATCTGGAAGCCAACATGGGCCAGCTGGGCCTGCCCGGCCTGGCCGAAGCACGCGGTTTGCAAATCCGTCATCTGGGCTGA
- a CDS encoding pyruvate carboxylase, giving the protein MTDFKKILIANRGEIAIRVMRAANEMGKRTVAVYAEEDKLGLHRFKADEAYRIGEGMGPVAAYLSIDEIIRVAKESGADAIHPGYGLLSENPDFVDACARNGITFIGPKAETMRALGDKASARRVAIEAGVPVIPATEVLGDDMDAIRKEAAEVGYPLMLKASWGGGGRGMRPIHAEKELEEKVLEGRREAEAAFGNGEGYLEKMITRARHVEVQILGDKHGEIYHLYERDCSVQRRNQKVVERAPAPYLSEEQRAELCDLGRKICQHVNYECAGTVEFLMDMNDGKFYFIEVNPRVQVEHTVTEEVTGIDIVQAQILIAEGKTIAEATGKSSQGDIRLNGHALQTRVTTEDPLNNFIPDYGRITAYRSATGMGIRLDGGTAYAGGVITRYYDSLLTKVTAWAPTPEKAIARMDRALREFRVRGVSTNIAFVENLLKHPTFLSNEYTTKFIDETPDLFQFKKRRDRGTKVLTYIADITVNGHPETEGRAAPAADLKEPRAPKADVGNLPYGTRNLLEQKGAQAVADWMKAQRQLLLTDTTMRDGHQSLLATRMRSLDMIKVAPAYAQHLNQLFSVECWGGATFDVAYRFLQECPWQRLRDLRERMPNLMTQMLLRASNGVGYTNYPDNVVQEFVRQAATTGVDVFRVFDSLNWVENMRVAMDAVVESGKVCEGTICYTGDILDPSRAKYDLKYYVGMAKELEAAGAHILGLKDMAGLLKPAAARQLVKALKEEVGLPVHFHTHDTSGVAGATILAAADAGVDAVDAAMDAFSGGTSQPCLGSIVEALRNTDRDTGIDISKVREISGYWEQVRAQYAAFESGLQAPASEVYLHEMPGGQFTNLKAQARSLGLEEKWADVAQTYADVNQMFGDIVKVTPSSKVVGDMALMMVSQGLTRDEVEDPKTDVAFPDSVVDMMRGNLGQPPGGFPEGIVTKVLKGEAPNTERPGAHLEPVDLEAVRADLSQQLEGFSVDDEDLNGYLMYPKVFLDYMGRHRQYGPVRTLPTKTFFYGMEPGEEITAEIDPGKTLEIRLQAISETDEKGEVKVFFELNGQPRVIRVPNRLVKASTEARAKAEVGNPNHVGAPMPGVVASVAVQVGQQVHEGDMLLTIEAMKMETGIHAERDAVVKAVHVQAGGQIDAKDLLVELE; this is encoded by the coding sequence ATGACCGACTTCAAAAAAATCCTGATTGCCAACCGTGGCGAGATCGCGATCCGCGTGATGCGCGCCGCCAACGAAATGGGCAAACGCACCGTCGCCGTCTATGCCGAGGAGGACAAGCTCGGCCTGCACCGGTTCAAGGCGGATGAAGCCTACCGGATCGGCGAAGGCATGGGGCCGGTTGCGGCGTACCTGTCGATCGACGAGATTATCCGCGTCGCCAAGGAAAGCGGCGCTGATGCGATCCACCCCGGTTACGGTCTGCTGTCGGAAAACCCGGATTTCGTGGACGCCTGCGCCCGCAACGGCATCACCTTCATCGGCCCCAAGGCGGAAACCATGCGCGCCCTTGGCGACAAGGCCAGCGCCCGCCGGGTTGCGATCGAGGCCGGCGTGCCGGTGATCCCGGCCACCGAAGTGCTGGGCGACGATATGGACGCGATCCGCAAGGAAGCGGCTGAGGTCGGCTATCCCCTGATGCTGAAAGCCTCCTGGGGTGGCGGCGGCCGCGGCATGCGTCCGATCCACGCCGAGAAGGAGCTGGAAGAGAAAGTGCTGGAAGGCCGCCGCGAGGCGGAAGCCGCATTCGGCAACGGCGAGGGTTATCTGGAGAAGATGATCACCCGCGCCCGCCACGTCGAGGTTCAGATCCTGGGCGACAAGCACGGTGAGATCTACCACCTGTATGAGCGGGACTGCTCGGTTCAGCGCCGCAACCAGAAAGTGGTTGAGCGCGCCCCTGCCCCGTACCTGAGCGAAGAACAGCGCGCCGAGCTGTGCGACCTGGGCCGCAAGATCTGCCAGCACGTGAACTATGAATGCGCGGGCACCGTCGAGTTCCTGATGGATATGAACGACGGCAAGTTCTACTTCATCGAAGTGAACCCGCGGGTGCAGGTGGAGCATACCGTGACCGAAGAGGTCACCGGCATCGACATCGTTCAGGCGCAGATCCTGATCGCCGAGGGCAAGACCATTGCCGAGGCGACCGGCAAATCCAGCCAGGGCGACATCCGCCTCAATGGCCATGCGCTGCAGACCCGCGTGACCACCGAGGATCCGCTGAACAACTTCATCCCGGACTACGGCCGCATCACCGCCTACCGTTCCGCCACCGGCATGGGCATCCGCCTGGACGGCGGCACCGCATACGCGGGCGGTGTGATCACCCGCTATTACGACTCGCTCTTGACCAAGGTGACCGCCTGGGCGCCGACGCCGGAAAAGGCGATTGCCCGCATGGACCGCGCGCTGCGCGAATTCCGGGTGCGTGGTGTTTCCACCAACATCGCCTTTGTCGAAAACCTGCTGAAGCACCCGACCTTCCTGTCGAATGAATACACCACCAAGTTCATCGACGAGACCCCGGACCTGTTCCAGTTCAAGAAGCGCCGCGACCGCGGCACCAAGGTGCTGACCTATATCGCGGACATCACCGTGAACGGCCACCCGGAGACCGAAGGCCGGGCGGCCCCCGCCGCCGACCTGAAGGAGCCGCGCGCACCGAAGGCGGACGTGGGCAACCTGCCCTATGGCACCCGCAACCTGCTGGAGCAGAAGGGCGCGCAAGCTGTCGCCGACTGGATGAAGGCGCAGCGCCAGCTCTTGCTGACCGACACCACAATGCGCGACGGCCACCAGTCGCTGCTGGCGACCCGGATGCGCTCGCTCGACATGATCAAGGTGGCGCCGGCCTATGCGCAGCACCTCAACCAGCTGTTCTCGGTTGAATGCTGGGGCGGTGCGACCTTTGACGTGGCCTACCGCTTCTTGCAGGAATGCCCCTGGCAGCGCCTGCGCGACCTGCGCGAGCGGATGCCGAACCTGATGACCCAAATGCTGCTGCGCGCCTCCAACGGCGTCGGCTACACCAACTATCCGGACAATGTGGTGCAGGAGTTCGTGCGCCAGGCAGCGACCACCGGTGTTGACGTGTTCCGCGTCTTCGACTCGCTGAACTGGGTCGAAAACATGCGCGTTGCCATGGACGCGGTGGTTGAAAGCGGCAAGGTCTGCGAAGGCACCATCTGCTACACCGGCGATATCCTGGACCCGAGCCGCGCTAAGTACGACCTCAAGTACTATGTCGGCATGGCGAAAGAGCTGGAAGCGGCCGGCGCCCACATCCTGGGCCTGAAGGACATGGCAGGCCTGTTGAAGCCTGCTGCTGCCCGACAGCTGGTCAAGGCTCTGAAGGAAGAGGTCGGCCTGCCCGTCCACTTCCACACCCATGACACGTCCGGCGTAGCCGGTGCCACCATCCTGGCGGCAGCGGATGCCGGCGTGGATGCGGTGGATGCGGCGATGGACGCTTTCAGTGGCGGCACCTCGCAGCCCTGCCTGGGTTCCATCGTCGAGGCGCTGCGCAACACCGACCGCGACACCGGCATCGATATCTCCAAGGTGCGCGAGATCTCCGGTTACTGGGAGCAGGTGCGGGCGCAGTATGCAGCGTTTGAGTCGGGCCTGCAGGCCCCGGCCTCCGAGGTCTACCTGCATGAGATGCCGGGCGGCCAGTTCACCAACCTGAAGGCGCAGGCGCGCAGCCTGGGGCTGGAAGAGAAATGGGCCGACGTGGCGCAGACCTATGCCGACGTGAACCAGATGTTCGGCGATATCGTGAAGGTGACTCCGTCGTCCAAGGTGGTTGGCGACATGGCGCTGATGATGGTCTCCCAGGGGCTGACCCGCGATGAGGTCGAGGATCCGAAGACCGATGTGGCCTTCCCCGACTCGGTCGTCGACATGATGCGCGGCAACCTGGGCCAGCCCCCGGGCGGCTTCCCGGAGGGCATCGTCACCAAGGTGCTGAAGGGTGAAGCGCCCAACACCGAGCGTCCCGGCGCGCATTTGGAGCCGGTGGACCTGGAAGCGGTCCGTGCGGATCTGTCCCAGCAGCTGGAAGGCTTCAGCGTCGATGACGAGGATCTGAACGGCTACCTGATGTACCCCAAGGTGTTCCTCGACTACATGGGCCGCCACCGCCAGTACGGCCCGGTGCGCACCCTGCCGACCAAGACCTTCTTCTATGGCATGGAGCCGGGTGAGGAGATCACCGCCGAGATCGATCCGGGCAAGACCCTGGAGATCCGCCTGCAGGCGATTTCCGAGACCGACGAGAAGGGCGAAGTGAAGGTCTTCTTCGAGCTGAACGGTCAGCCCCGCGTGATCCGGGTGCCGAACCGTCTGGTGAAAGCCTCGACCGAAGCCCGCGCCAAGGCGGAAGTCGGCAATCCCAACCATGTCGGCGCGCCGATGCCGGGTGTTGTGGCCTCGGTCGCGGTGCAGGTGGGCCAGCAGGTGCATGAAGGCGACATGCTGCTGACCATCGAAGCGATGAAGATGGAAACCGGCATCCATGCCGAGCGCGACGCGGTGGTCAAGGCCGTGCACGTTCAGGCCGGCGGCCAGATCGACGCCAAGGACTTGCTGGTCGAGCTGGAGTAA